The Tessaracoccus flavus genome includes the window CGTTCGCGCTTCTCCGTTGGCGTTCCCCGGTCCGGGTTGGCGTTCTCCCGGGGCCGTTGGTGTCTCCGCCACGCTGTGCGGTGGGCGCCCATCCGCGGCACCGGAACGGACTCCTTCGGGGCATCCCCACCCGGGGGGTGACGGCGTGACCCGTCGACGAGCACGGGGACCGAGGTCGGCGGGCCCGGGATCAGGTCTGCACCCAGGCCCGGGTGGGGGTGCTGGTCCAGCGGCGTGCAGAGCCGAGAGCCGTCGCCGGTACGTAGCCGGCTCTCAGGTCCGCTGGGGAGAGCACCTCGGCCCCCGTCAGTTCGGCCAGCCGGGTCCGGTCCCTGGCCCCCGCCACTGCTGCCACGACGGGGAACGCGAGCGCCCGACGGTTCGCCGCCAGCGTCGCGATGACCTCGGGATGGAACCCGTCCGCGACGACGACCAGCGGGAGTGCTTCCGTAGCCGCGGACAGCGGGCCGAGGAGCTCGCGCATGCTCGAGACCTCCCCGTCCACGACGAGGATCTGTGGGTTGGTGAGCGCTGCTCCGTCGGGGTTCGTGCCGAAGTCCGCGTGTGCGTGGCCGAAGGAGAATCCCTCGCCCGGATGGCCGGGCTCCCTGGGTCGGCCCCGCCCAGGGCTCGGGAGCGCATCGACGTCATCCTGCGTGACGTACCGGGGCACCTGAGCGTCGACCGCGTCGATGCCCCGGCGGGGTGCAGGTTCACCGACCCCGCCCGCCCGACGGCGCGCGCGCACGTCGACGGTGACCGCCACTGCGAGAAGCGCAGATCCAACCGCCAGGGCGACGAGGAACCAGCCCCAGGCGGGCATCAGGGCGTCGGCGGAGGGTTATCGCGGAAATCCGGCCCCGGACCGGCGGCGGGCCTGGGCGGCGGCTGGTCAGCGGGCGCGCGGGGCGGGGTCGGCTGAGACTCCGGGGCCGCCTGGGCCCAGGGATCCTGGGCGGGCGGTCGGGCGGGGAAGGGCTGATCCGCCTCGGGCTGCTGCGGCGTCGGTGTCATGGGTGGGACATGAGTCGGCGGCGGGTACGCCTGACCGGGCGGTGGGGGTGCGTACTGCTGGCCCGGTCCGGGCGGGTGCGGATACGGGTACGGCGTGGAACCGTCTTGGAACGTTGGCTCCGGCTCGTGGCGTCGTCGATTCCGGGTGGCGACGACGACGGCGGCAGCGATGCCGGCGATCACGAGCGCTCCCAGCGCAATCCACAGCCAGTCGACGCCGCCCGCCCCGTCCTCGGCGGTGGCCAGCAGGCCGTCGGCGGTGAACATGTCGGCGGCGGTGGACCAGGTGACGGTAGTGCCCTCGACGGTGGAGGTCCCGTTGTGGCTGAGCACCTTGCCCGGGAAGGTCACGCTGACCCGGAAGTCGCTGAACATCTCGGCGCTCATCTCCTCCTCCCCGGGCGTACCCTCCATCGCGAAGGTCCAGACACCGTCGGCCAGCTCGATCGTCGTGCCGTCGCCGCTGAGGTCGCTGGTTCTGGCGGTGCCGGAGATCCGGCATCCCGTGTAGCCGCCGTCACCCTCTTCCGCGTACGGCTCGGCGGTGGCCCCCTGAACGTCGTCGAAACCCTCCTGCTCGCAGAGATCGGGCACCTCGGAGCCCATCTGGGCCGCGGCGGAGTTCTGGATCCCGAAGTCGGCGACGAGGGTCACCTCGTTCTCGCTGACGATGTCGTAGTCCGCGGTCATCCGGATGCATGACGACAACAGCAGCACCAGCGGTACGAGGAGGAGGGCCAGTGCGCGGCGGGGCGATGTGCTCATGGCTTGACGGTAGCGCCTGGATGGCCCAGCCGACGCGTAGGCCGCTCATCGCGCCGAACACTCACCTCCGGTAGACTGCCACCGCCCCTATAGCTCAGCCGGTAGAGCAGTGGACTTTTAATCCATGGGTCGCGGGTTCGAGCCCCGCTGGGGGCACAGCTGAAACGCTTCTGACTAGGGGAGCAACCTGAATGATCGGTGGTGCTGTGCGTTCCCGGCGGTCCGTAGTCACAAACTTGGTCACAAACCGTTGAGAATCGGTCATCTTCGCCACTATCCGGAAGCTGTCGCGAAGATGCTCCCGGCCACCGTGGCGGCTGCCCCGGCGGCATCCTGGTCGGTCACAAGGTAGAACCGCTGGTAGGTCTGCACGTCGTGCCCCAGCAGGGCGGCGCCCTGGTTCGACGGGACCCCAGCCTCCTCCAGCGCAGTCGCCAGTGTGTGGCGGGTCGCGTGGATCGCGCCCGGGAAGGGGACGCCCGCCTCGGAGCAGAGCGTCTTGAAGCGCCACGAGAGCGTGTCCGGGTGGACCGGGTCGCCCAGCGAGTCGCGGATGACAAGCCCCTCGGCAGGCTGCCCCTGCGCCAACCAGAGCGCCCGCAGCACCGCGTGGGTGCCGGGGTGGAGCGTCTCCACGGCTACGCGCCGGACGGAGTTGGCCGTCTTGGGTGCCCCGATCGCGGTGGAGCGGCCCGGGCCTGACGCCGTGCGGCTCACGTGGATGTCAACCGTGCCCTGTTCGATGTCAACCGAGCCCCAGCCCAGCCCCAGCACCTCCGACCGGCGGAGCCCGCAGAGCGCGAGCCTCATCGCAGCCGGAACCCACGGCTCCGCAGCGAGTCGTGCGGGAGTGGCGTAGGCCGAATCCACGTAGGCGCGGAAGCCTTGGAGCTGCGCCACCGTCCAGCGCTGGGACTGGCGAGTCTTGGCCGGTTTTCCCTGGACCTTCGCGAGCGCGGCGGGGTTGCCCTGAAGCCAACCCTCCCGCTGGGCGAACTTGAACGCCTGGCGCAGCGCCCCCAGCGCGTACGTGCGGCTGCGGTGGCTGAGCGGCTTGCCCTTGATCCCTCCCACCGTGGCGAGCTTCCGCAGGGCCGCCTCGATGTCGCTGGGGGTCAGCTCCCGGGCCCGTCGATCACCGATCAGCTGAAGCGGGCTCACGAGTGTCAACCGGTAGCCCTCCAGCGAGCTGGGGCGCAGTCCGCCGGGGGTTGAGGCCTCCGCCTCGCGGTGCGCCATCCAGCGCTCGCACCTCGCGGACCGTGAGCAGCGACGGATCGCCAGCCTGCCCTGTAGCAGCGAGCCCGCGCATCTCTTCCACCCACGCGCGGGCCCCTTCCAGCGTGTCGAAACGCCGCTTGAGCTGACGACGCTTCCCGGCGACCCGTCCAGCAACGACGGCCACGAACCGCACGCCCGCCCGCGAGGTCTCGCGCCGGATCGGTTCGGTCCAGGTGGGGCACTGCGTGCAGGTGAAGCCGACGATGCCCCCGTCCTGGTGGATCGCGGTCCAGTCCTTTTTCACGGTGCCGCGTGCGGTCCCGCAGGCGGGGCAGCGCTTCATCGCGTCGGCGGGGAGAGCGGCCCGGTTGCCTTTCATCGCCACCCCCGGCTGTCGCGCGCTTCGTCGTCGTCCGCGTCTTCGTCCCACCGCTCCGCGGCACGAGGCGTGGTGCTGTAGGGGGCGAAGTCCTGCATCCTGGCCATGGCGCTCCACGTCCCGTAGTACGCGTAGTAGCGCTCCGGATCGGCTGGGCTGCGCTGCAGCGCCACGTCTTTTGGCCTTGACCAGTTCGCCCAAGCGGCGGTCTTCATGCTGTTCATCCTTCCGCCGCCTTTCATCGTCCCGATCTTCCTGCCCGCCGACAGACGCGACGAGGTGGCCTACTCCAACAACGTGTTGAGCCTGTACACGGTCATCAGCGTGGTGACGTTCGTCGCCTACGTGTTCGCCACCGTCGGCTGAGGCCTGCCCCGCGGGTCGTGACGCGGTCAAGCATGGCTTCCGGTGCGGGGAGCCGTGACCCGAGGCCCGGGCGGCCGTTGTCCACCGTCTGCACGTCCTCCGGACTCGGAGGGTGGTTGGGCGGTGAGGCCGCCCGTGCAGCGGAACCCGGATCCCCGCACCCAGAGGCGGACCAGGGCGAGGCGGACAGGGCGAAGGGGTTCAGCCCGAGGGAAGGTCACGATACGACCCTTCGAGACGCTCCACGGTCGTTACGCGACGCGGAGCTCCTCAGGGAGCGAAGATGGCGCGGCGGGCGGTCAGACGCGCAGCCAGACGGTGGTCTCGCCCGGAAGCTCGTCTCCCCACGGGCCCGAGGCGACCAGAATCTCTCCCTCGGGCAGCTGAACCGGATCCTTGCCGAAGTTCGACACCACCTCCCAGCCGCCCGACCGCTGGAACCGCAGCACCTCGTCGTACTCGGTCGGAATCCACACCATGGACTCGTCTGTCTGCAGCTCCCGCCGCAGCTGCGCCGCCCGTCGGTACATCGACAGCGTCGAGCCCGGATCCTCGGACTCCGCCTCGACGGAGTAGTGCTCGAACCACAGCGGCTGCGGCAGGTGCGAGCCGTCGTCGCCGAAGCCGAACGACGACCCGGACCGCGTCCACGGCAGCGGCACCCGGCAGCCGTCGCGGCCCACCTCCAGCTCACGGTTGCGGAAGAACGAGGGGTCGGCGCGCAGCGAGTCGGGAATCTCCGCGACCTCCTGGAGGCCGAGCTCCTCGCCCTGGTACAGGTAGGCCGAGCCGGGTAGCGCCATCAGAAGCAGCGTCGCCGCACGCGCCCGACGCAGGCCGGTGGCCGCGTCGATCAGGACAGGGTCGCCGCCGGCCATCAGCCAGTCGCCGCCGTGCTTGCGCAGCGGCGTCCCGTCGGGGTTGGTCCCAGGGAACGGGGTGCCGTAGCGGCTGGCCGACCGGATCGTGTCGTGGTTGTTGAGCACCCAGGTGACCGACGATCCGGACACGGCCGCGACACCCAGGCACTCGTCGATGATCCGGTGGAAGGTTGCCGCGTCGTAGTTGGCGAGCTGGAGGTCGAAGAAGAACGACTGCCCCAGCGTGGACGGGCTCGCGTAGAGCGGCACGCGTGACGAGTGCACCGCAGCCTCCGCGACCGCCGTGCGCGGCGGGTCGTAGGAGTTGAACACCCCGCGCCACTCGGCGTAGATCTCCTGGAGTTCGTCGCGGTCCCACGTGGGATGGCTGCCGTCCCTCGGGTGGGCCTCGAGCTCGGCCTGCGTGGGCAGCGGCTCCGTCAGGTCCTTGGCGAGCATGTGGGCGGCGTCCACGCGAAAGCCGTCGACGCCGCGATCGGCCCAGAAGCGCAGGATGCTGAGGAACTCCTCCCGGACCTCATCGCTGGCCCAGTTCAGATCCGGCTGCTCGACGGCGAAGGTGTGGAGATACCACTGTCCGTCGGCCACCTGCTCCCAGGCGCTGCCACCGAAGATCGAGACCCAGTCCGTGGGCGGCTCGGAGCCGTCCGGGCCGGTGCCGTCGCGGAAGATGTAGCGCTCCCGCTCGGCCGATCCGGGGCCCGCCGCGATCGCCTGCTGGAACCAGTCGTGCAGGTTCGAGGTGTGGTTCGGCACGATGTCGATGAGGATCCGGATGCCACGCGCGTGCAGCCCGGCGGCGAGCTCGTCAAAGTCATCGAGGGTGCCGATGCGCGGGTCGATTCCGCGGTAGTCGATGACGTCGTAGCCGCCGTCGGCGAGGGCGGAGGGATAGAAGGGGCTCAGCCACACCGCGTCGATGCCGAGGCCGGAGAGGTAGTCGAGCCGCGAGGCTATGCCGCGCAGGTCGCCGATGCCGTCGGCGTTGCTGTCGGCGAAGCTGCGGGGGTAGATCTGGTAGACGAGGGCTTGGCGCCACCATTGGGCGCTCTGGTCGGAGACCAGGGTCGCCTGGTCCGTGATGTCCTGCATGGGGGAAGGTCCTTCAGTGGTGAGGGTCAGCGGGTGGCCAGGCGGAGGATTCGGGACTCCCACGGCGCGAGCGACGAGGGGTCGGCGGCATCGTGGGTGGCCAGGATCAATTCGGCGCCGTCGAGGCTGGGGAGGGCGTCGAGCGGGAGTTCCGCCGAGGTCGACGAACAGTTGGCGAGGACGAGCAGTGTGGTGTCGCCCAGGGTGCGGGTGAACACCCAGAGCTGCTCGTGCTCGGGCAGAAGTAGCTCGAAGCGGCCCTCGCGGACCACCTCGTCGGTGTGTCGAAGCGCGATCAGTCTCTGGAAGTGGGCGAACACCGACGCGGGGTCGAGGCGGGCCGCCTCGGCGTTGATGTCGCGGTAGTTGGGGTTGACCGGCAGCCAGGGCACGCCGGTGGTGAAGCCCGCGTGCGGGCCGTCGTTCCACTGGACGGGGGTGCGTGCATGGTCGCGGCTCTTCGCGGCCAGCGAGCGGAGGATCTCGGCCTCGGCGGTGCCCATGGCCGTGGCCAGGGTGTGGTGGTTCAGCGATTCGACGTCGACGTAGTGGCCGATCTCGGTGAAGGGGGAGTTCGTCATGCCGAGTTCTTCACCCTGGTACACGTACGGGGTGCCCTTGTGCAGGTGCAGGACGGTGGCCAGCGTCTTGGCGGAGTTGACGCGGTGCTCGGGGGAGTCGTCGCCGAAGCGGGACACTGCCCGCGGCTGGTCGTGGTTGTCGAGGTACAGCGAATTCCAGCCCGATTCCGCCAGACCGTACTGCCACTGGGCAAGGTTGCCCTTCAGCGCGGGCAGGGGCAGTGCCATCAGGTCCCACTTGCTACCGGAGGCCTGGTCGAGGCTGACATGCTCGAACGTGAAGACCATGTTCAGCTCCCGCCGGGCAGGGTCCGTGACCCGCCGGGCCAACTCAACGGTCGCGCCGGGCATCTCGCCGACGGTGAGCAGATTCTGGTCGTCGAGGCCCACCTCGCGGTTCATTTCGGCGAGGAACTCGTCGAGACGGGGACCGTTGGCGATCTGGCGGAAGTCCGCCGAGCCGGGCTCGATCGGGCCGCCGGAGGCGAGGTCGTGTGGCTTGGAGATGAGGTTGATCACGTCCATCCGGAAGCCGTCGACTCCGCGGTCCACCCACCACCGCATCATGTCGTAGACGGCCTCGCGAACCTCGGGGTTCTCCCAGTTGAGGTCCGGCTGCCCGGGGCTGAACATGCTCAGGTAGTACTGGCCGCTGGCCGGGTCGAACGTCCAGGCCGACGGCGCGAAGGCCGCGGCGCTGTCGTCGGGCTCGGCGCCAGGCGTGCCGGGCTCGTGTCCGGGACGGGCGGGGCGCCAGTAGTACCAGCTCCGCTTGGGGGAGGCCGGGTCGCGGGACTCGACGAACCACGGGTGCTGGTCCGAGGTGTGGTTGACCACCAGGTCCATGACCAGCTTGATCCCGCGCCAGTGGGCCTGGGCGAGGAGCTCGTCGAGGTCCGCGAGGGTTCCGAACAGGGGATCGATGTCGCGGTAGTCGCTGATGTCGTAGCCGTTGTCCACCTGCGGCGAGCGGTAGACGGGCGACAGCCAGATGACGTCGACCCCGAGCTCGGCCAGGTGGTCGAGGCGGCTGGTGATGCCTGGGATGTCGCCGATGCCGTCGCCGTTGGAGTCCTGGAACGAGCGGGGGTAGACCTGGTAGACCACCGCGGAGCGCCACCAGCCGTCCGGGCGGGAAGCTGGGGCGGTCTGATGGCGTTCTGCGGTCATGGTTCTCCTTGGCTGGGATGGTGAGGGTGGGGTGGGCCGGTGCGCCCCGGCTCACCCCTTGGATGGTTCGCTCGACGCTACTTGATGGCGCCCTGGGTCAGGCCGGACATGACCCAGCGCTGCGCGAACAGGTAGACGACGATGGCAGGGGCCATGGCCATGAGGTACGACGCGAAGCTCACGTTGTAGCTGATTTGTTTTCGAGCAATAGATTTAACTATCGAAGAAAGTCATCTGGGTCTAGGATGCATCACGGTTGAGGGATCGTCAAGGGGGGTGCGGAAAGTGGGTGTGTCCGAGCGCCAGACGCGCCACCGCGCGAGCACAGAGGCGGTCCTCGACCACGCGTGGGACTCCGGCGCCTTCGGGGCGGACCACGTCATTTCCGCCCTCGGAATGACCCGATCCACGGCACTCTCCGCGCTCGATGAGCTGATCGACGTCGGCCTGATCGAGGAGCTGACGAGCTCCGCGGGGCCCGCCCAGCGGCTGGGAAGGCCTGCTCGACGATTCGAGCTGCGAGGCGAGGCCGGACTGATCGTGGGCCTCGACGCCGGCGGCCGACGCTTCTCCGCGATAGCCGCCGATCTGAGCGGCCGGATCCTCGCGCGCGAACACCTCGACCTCACCAGCTTCTTCGAGCTGGAGGCTCCGGACCCGGCCACCCGGCACACCGCGGCCCTCCGGGCCATCGACGCGGTGCTCGCCGCTGCCGGGGGTAGCCGAGATGAGGTGATCGCCGTCGGGGTGGGCGTGCCTGCCCCGGTCGACGGCCAGGGGGCCTCGCCCGCGCACCCGTCCGGCTTCTGGAGCTATATGAACGCAGGCCTCCGTGAGGCGCTGAGTGGGGAGTTCCCTGTCGTGCGTGTCGAGAACGACGCTTCCCTCGCCGCTGTCGCTGAGGGGTCCCTGGGCGAGGCGCAGGGGCGCGAACACTACGTCGCGATGCTGTCGGGGCTTCGCCTGGGCTCGGGCGTGGTCCTGGAGGGGCGATTGGTGCGCGGCGCGCACGGCGGCGTCGGGGAGCTCGAGGCACTTGCCTATGTGCCCGGTGTCGGCGGCACCTGGGGTCTCGGCTATCTGGCGGAGCAGTGGCTGAGGGAGCAGCTCGGCATGGGCGCGATTCCTGCTGACCACCCTTGGGCCGCCCTGAGTGGGGGCGCCGTCACCGGCGAGGCGGTCCTCTCTCGCGCGCGGCTGGCGGACCCTGTGGCGCGGCCGCTGGTGGAGGAGCTGGGGGGCACGCTCGGGCGGATCTGTACCGTAGTGTCGCGGTTCTTCGATCCCGAGGTCATCGTCGTGTGCGGGGCCATCGCGGGTACGCTGGGCGAGGTGATCGAGATCGCCGTCGCGCACGTGGCAGGCGAGCTGGAGCTGCCGCCGCCCGGCATCGTCGCCTCGGGGCTCGGGGGAGACGTCGTGTCGCTGGGGGCCTTGTCAGCCGCCCGCGAATCGGCCCGCCAGGTCGTTCTCCCGTTGCTGACCGCGCGCCGCCTCGCCGCCCGCACCCATTGACCTGCTGACCTTCAGTGCTGCACTTCAGGCGCTCATGGTTGCGTGGGTGGCCGGTCAGCCGGTGTCAGCCCGCACGGCTGCGAGCTGGGCGCAGGAGGCCCGGGAGGCTCACGGCGTGGACGAAAACTTGGTCACAAACTTGGTCACAAACCGATCCGGAACTGTGACCAACAAGCCGCCCCAGACCGGACGACTCAAAGCATCGGCTGCTGTAGATCGCACTTGAGCGCACAGTTCCGGACAGTGCTGTCAGACTTTTGATCCATGGGTCGCGGGTTCGAGCCCCGCTGGGGGCACCGTCGCCGCCCTTCGTCACCGGAACCAGTGCACCGCGTAGGGTCGAAGCGTCATCGTCCAGGGGGTCAGATCCCACTCGACTCCATCCAGCAATTCGAACGCCGTCTCTCCGATGGTCTCGCTGAGGCAGGCCATCGGGAGGGTGATCTCGTTCGGGGTCATGTTGTAGACCTGCACCATGGGACCGATGGGATGGTCGCGCTTGACGGCCAGCACTCCGGGGTCGCCCGTCTCGATGATCTCCGACTCGCGTGAGGCGTGAAGCTGCGGCGTCGCCCGCCGGATATCCAGCACGTGGCGCAGCCAGGCGTTGACCCGCGCGGCGGGGGAGGTGGGATCCTCCCCCAACCCGGCAACGGCGTCCCAGTCCATCACCGGGCGGTGCACCCAACGGTTGTCGTCGGCATGCGCCGGGTCGCGCGCGAAGTCGTGGTCGTTGAGCATCGCCACCTCATCGCCCATGTAGAGCAGAGGAACCCCTCCCCAGCCGCAGATGACCGCGTGGAGGAGATTGATGCGCGCCACGGCGAGGTCGACCTCCCCGGCATCGGAGAGCTCGAGGGCGCGCTCCAGGCCGGCGAGTGAGGCGAGCGATCCCGAGATGCGTCGATCCCCCGTGGCTTCGTTCGCCTGGAAGACCAGACCGCGCGCAAAGGACCCTGGGAACTCGCCCGAGTAGAAATCGCTGAGGAAGGCCCGGTGGGCGAAGCCGTTGAGCCCGGCCGTCGCGGCATCGACGTCGTCGATGGCCCAGCCGATGTCGTCGTGGCACCGGATGTAGGTGCCCCAGGTGGCGGTCGACGGCTTGGGCGGGAATCCGCCCAGTGCCCGGCGCAGGAGCGTGGTGTCCTGCGAGGCGATCGTCGACCACAGCTGCGCCATCAGCGAGTTGTGGTAGGCGATGTCCGAGACCTTGCCGTAGTGCTCGCCCCGGCCGAAGTAGGCGATGAGGTCCTTGGGTCCGACGATGGCCTCGGCCTTGAACGCGACGGCGGGTGCTGCGATCCGAACGGCCGCGCGCAGGGCCTCGGTGATGGCGTGAACGGGCGGCTGGTTCTGGCAGTCGGTCCCCATCTCCTTCCAGATGAAGGCGATGGCGTCGAGCCGCAGCACCTCAACGCCCCGGTTTGCGAGACCCAGGATGATGTCGAGGTACTCGAGGAAGACGTCCGGGTTGGCCCAGTTGACGTCCCACTGGTAGTCGTTGAACGTCGTCCACACCCACCCGGCAAGGTCGTCGTCCCAGGTGAAGTTGCCGGGGGCGAAGTCGGGGAAGACCTCGGGGAGCGTCTCCTCGTACCGGTCGGGCACGGTGCGGTCGGGAAAGACCATGAAGTAGTCGCGGTAGGTCCGCTCGCCGGCCCGGGCCCTGGCCGCCCACTCGTGCTCGCGCGCCACGTGGTTGAGGACGAGGTCCACGACCAGAGAAATGCCCTTGGCCCGCAGGTGACGCGTGAGGTCCTCCAGATCCTGCATCGTGCCGAGATCGGGGCGGACGGTGCGGTAGTCGGCCACCGCGTAACCGCCGTCGTTGGCGCCTTCACGGGGCTGCAGCAGCGGCATCAGGTGCAGGTAGGTCACCCCCAGATCCTGGAGGTAGTCGAGATGGTCGGTGATCCCGCGCAGCGTACCGGCGAACCGATCGGTGTAGGCGACGTAGCCCACCTGGCTGGGCTGCTGGAGCCAGTCCGGGCGAAGGAGCCTGGCCTCGTCGAGGAGGCGCAACTCGTCGCTGCGTTGCTCGAACCTCAGGCGCACCAACTCCTGCACCCTCCGGGCAAGATCGGCGGAGCGCTCCGCGTACACGGTGGTCAGGGCGGTCGTCAGGTCGTCGCCGTAGCGTTCCCACCTGAGGTCGAAGGTCGTCTTCACGGCACCAGCCTAACGGTCAGCCCTGGGCCGGCATGGGCATCCAGGGCGGTTGCATCGTCGGAGGTTCGGGGTGGCGCTCCCATTGCGTCCACCACTGCTCCGCGCCGTCGGGCAGGGGAGTGGTGTGGGCCCCGCGGACCGCGTCGCGGAGCTCCACCTTCGCGCTGCGGAGCACCATGAGGTCACGGCTGGTGGGGGACTCGAGGCCGAGGAACCGCTGTTCCAGATCGAGGATCCGGATGCGCAGATCGATGATGCGGCGATGCTGGGCGGCGGCGCGGTCGTCCAGCTCGAGATGCTGCTCGGCCGCACGGAACCAGCCGTATGCCATGTTGATGGCGATGAGCCCCGGATGGACGACCATGGCGTCGTGAACCCCCAGTTCCGGGTAGACCACCGTGGCTCCGGTCGCCTCGGCGTAGGCCAACTCGTCGCGGCCGGCCTCGTCGATGAGGATCTCGGTGGAGCGCATCACGACGGTGAAGAGGTCCGCGTTGGCCATGCTGGCCCGCCTCTGCACGCCCAGCGACTGCGACGAGATGACGTAGGTGCGGCCCACACCGAGATGGTTGAGGGCGAGCTCCGCGGGGAGGTTCTCGCGGGCGCCGCCGTCGACGTAGGTCTCGTCGCCGATGGGCACTGGCCGGAAGACGGCGGGGATCGAGCAGCTCGCCAGCACCCCGACCGTGAGGTCGTGGGCCGTGTTGCCGAGCGGCCGGTTCTGCCGGTCGACCAGCGTGCCGCGCTCGGTCATGTAGCGAAGCTCCCCCGATTCCAGAGCCACCATCGCCACCCTGAGGGTGGAGCCGGAGAGGCGGACGCGGGCCGGGTCGAACGTCTCGGGTTCCAGGAGCCTGCCGAGCACCGGGCCCGGCCGGTAGAGCGAGCGCGTGCGCTCCAGCCCCTGCCAGATCGTGTTGAGGTCGCTGCCGATCCGGGGCAGCCGGCCCACGTTCCCGGCGAGGCCGGAGAGCGCGGCCAGGGACCACTCGGAGCGGACCTCCTCATCGGGCAGCAGGGCCAGCTCGAGCGGGCTCGGCGCGGTCTCGCTCCTCGCCTCGGGGTCGGGGGCCTGATCCGGCTGGCGCAGGAACGGCAACAGCGGAGTGCGGGGCTTGGGGGCGGGCCGTGGCGGATTCACCATCGTCAGCCATCCCGGCCCCTCCTCCTGGAGCCGTTCGTACCAGGGACGGGGAGTGAACATGTCCGCCGGCGTCGTCATCCCCGACCAGAGTTCGGCCAGCCGCAGCAGGTACGCGTGTTGCTGATCCCGCCTCGCATCCTGGGCCAGCACCGAGGCGACGATGGAGCCCGCGGACGTGCCGACGAAGACCGTGGGGCTGAACGACTCGTCGTGCCGGTAGAGATAGTCGAGTGCGCCCAGCTGGAAGCTGGCGCGAGACCCTCCACCCGACAGGACGCAGGCGACCGTCTCGTCGCGTGGATCCTGGGTGAGAAACGGGATCGTGAAGCGTCGGTTGACGGCCATGGTCTCAGCCTAGGGCGATGTCGACCGCCTTCCAATCGACATCGGCGGGAGCCATGGCGAGGACGGCGGCGAGCAGGCCCTGGCGCGACGCGCGGACCGCCGGGTCGTCGGCGTTGACGAGGATCTCGTCGAAGAACCGTGCCGACGTGGTCACCACAGCTTCAGTGCGCTCCAGGACCGTGGGGAGGGGCTCCCTCGCGGTATCGGCGGGCACTGCTTCGATCGC containing:
- a CDS encoding patatin-like phospholipase family protein gives rise to the protein MAVNRRFTIPFLTQDPRDETVACVLSGGGSRASFQLGALDYLYRHDESFSPTVFVGTSAGSIVASVLAQDARRDQQHAYLLRLAELWSGMTTPADMFTPRPWYERLQEEGPGWLTMVNPPRPAPKPRTPLLPFLRQPDQAPDPEARSETAPSPLELALLPDEEVRSEWSLAALSGLAGNVGRLPRIGSDLNTIWQGLERTRSLYRPGPVLGRLLEPETFDPARVRLSGSTLRVAMVALESGELRYMTERGTLVDRQNRPLGNTAHDLTVGVLASCSIPAVFRPVPIGDETYVDGGARENLPAELALNHLGVGRTYVISSQSLGVQRRASMANADLFTVVMRSTEILIDEAGRDELAYAEATGATVVYPELGVHDAMVVHPGLIAINMAYGWFRAAEQHLELDDRAAAQHRRIIDLRIRILDLEQRFLGLESPTSRDLMVLRSAKVELRDAVRGAHTTPLPDGAEQWWTQWERHPEPPTMQPPWMPMPAQG